The nucleotide window GCAGCTGGCACCGCTCAAGCCCAAGTACATCTCGGTGACGTTCGGCGCCGGCGGCACCACGCAGCAGGGCACGCTCGACGCCGTGCTGGAGATCCAGCGCGAAGGCATCGAGGCCGCGCCGCACCTGTCGTGCGTGGGCTCGTCGCGCGAGAGCATCCGCGCGATCCTGCAGCAGTACCGCGACGGCGGCATCCGCCATATCGTCGCGCTGCGCGGCGACATGCCGTCGGGCATGGGCGAGATCGGTGAATTCCGCTACGCCAACGAGCTGGTCGAGTTCATCCGCGCCGAGACCGGCGACTGGTTCAATATCGAAGTCGCGGCGTACCCGGAGTACCACCCGCAGGCCAAATCGCCGCGCCATGACCTCGACAACTTCGTGCGCAAGGTCAGGGCCGGTGCGGATTCGGCGATCACGCAGTACTTCTACAACGCCGACGCGTACTTCCGCTTCGTCGACGACGTGCGCGCGCTGGGCGTGGAAGTGCCGATCGTGCCGGGCATCATGCCGATCACCAATTACTCGCAGCTGATGCGCTTCTCCGAGATGTGCGGCGCCGAAGTGCCGCGCTGGGTGGCCAAGCGGCTGGAGAGCTTCGGCGACGACCGCGAATCGATCCGTGCCTTCGGGCTGGACGTGGTCACGGCGCTGTGCGAGCGGCTGCTGGCCGCGGGCGTGCCGGGGCTGCATTTCTACACGCTCAACGCGGCCGGCGCGACCAAGGCAATCTGGCAGCGGCTGAAGCTGTAAGGGCAATGCTGAAGGAGAGAGCGGTTTTGGGTGCTCCCAAGCCGCCCGAACTAGCCTAAGCAAGGTGTTCCCCCTCTCCCCTCATGGGGAGAGGGCCGGGGTGAGGGGTGGTTTGGCCAGGAACCACATCAAGCGGGGCCAACGGTGCTTACCCACCGGCCTCAGCCTTTGACACGCCCGCCCTCACCCCCGACCCCTCTCCCGCAAGCGGGCGAGGGGAGCTTGCTGCGGGCGTATATGGTGGCGCCACGCTGCCGGGAATCGATGCCATACTCGCCCCATGGTCACCGCCACCTTCCGCTTCTACGAGGAACTGAACGACTTCCTCGCGCCGGACCAGCGCCGGCGCGACCTGTGCTGCGTGTGCGCGCGCGCCGCCACGGTCAAGCACATGATCGAGGCGCTGGGCGTGCCGCATACCGAGGTCGAGCTGATCCTGGTCAACGGCGAGTCGTGCGGGTTCGACCGGCAGTTGTGCGATGGCGACCGGGTCTCGGTCTATCCCAAGTTCGAGCGCATCGACGTCTCCCCGCTGCTGCGGGTACGCGAGCAGCCGCTGCGGGTGATGCGCTTTGTCGCCGACGCGCACCTGGGCGGGCTGGCGCACCTGCTGCGCATGACCGGCTTCGACACGCTCTACGACAACCATTTCGAAGACAGCGAGATCGAGCGCATCGCGGTCGACGAGGGCCGCATCGTGCTGACGCGCGACCGCGAGCTGCTCAAGCGCCGCGGCATCACGCACGGCTGCTATGTGCGCGCGCTCAAGTCGCGCCAGCAGGTGCGCGAGATCTTCGCGCGGCTGGACCTGGCGCGCAGCGCGCGGCCGTTTTCGCTGTGCCTGGACTGCAATGCGCCGCTGCGCGGGCTCGATCCCGCCAGTGCCGCCGGGCGCGTGCCGGACGGCGTGCTGGCGCGCCACCGCAGCTTCGTGACCTGCGACCGCTGCCGGCGCGTGTTCTGGGAAGGCTCGCACTGGCGCTGCATGCGCGCGCTGGTCGATGAACTGGTGCAGGGCGCCGGGCCCGCGCCGGGCTAGAACGCCCCCGACTCCGTCACGATCCAGTCCATGGCGATGTCGTGCGGCTGCGCCTGCAGCGCAATGCGGCAGGCGTCGTAGCCGATGCCGATGGCCACCGGCCGCTGTGCCAGCGCCGCCAGCGTGCGGTCGTAGAAGCCGCCGCCATAGCCCAGGCGGAACTTGTCCGGGCTGAAACCGACACAGGGAATGATCAGCGCATCCGGCATCGCGGCGTCGGTGCCGTCGGGCACCGGGATGCCGTAATGGCCGGTGGCCATGGGCGTATCCGGCGTCCACAGGTGGAAATCCAGCGGCGTGCCGGGGCGGCTGACCGAGGGCAGCGCGGCATGGCGGCCGGGCACCGCGGCCAGCCACTGCGCCACCGCGGCGCGCGCGTCGAACTCCTGCTGGATCGGCCAGTAGAAGCCCAGGCAGCGCACCGCCAGGCCCGCCAGCAGTTCAGACAGCGCGGCGGCGATGCGTGCATCGGCCTCGGCGCGCGCGGGCAGCGCGGCGCGCTGCGCCAGCAGCTGCGCGCGCAGCGCGCGGCGGTCGCCGGCAGGGATGGAGCTAGTCGCGGGAATGGAAGACATGGCGTGGGATAATGCCCTCGTCCGAACCAACACGGACGGCGAAGCCGCGGTTTCCGGCACACGGTGCAGGCGCCGGCGCCGCCGTCATCGACAAGGAAGAAGAATGCTGAAGGGAGTATATCTGCAGCGTGCAGGGCGGGCCGCCTGGATCGCGCTTGCATGTGCATTGCTTGTCACGCCGGTCCACGCGCAGAAGCGCCCGCAGCCGGTGTCGCGCGCGCCGTCGACGGTCATCCCCAGCGATCCCGACGAAGCCTTCACCGCGCTGCGCGAAGCCGCGCGCAAGAACGACGTGGAACGCGCCTACGCGATCTCGGCGACGCTGGTGGATTACCCGGTGCCGTCCTACGTCGAGTACTTCCGCATCAAGCCGCAGCTGTTCGACGCCAGCGGCCTGGCCCGCATCGACGCGCCGGACGACCAGGTGCGCGTGTTCCTGCAGCGCTACAAGGGCGACGCGATCGCCGACCGCATGCGCAACGACTGGCTGCTGGTGCTGGGCAAGAAGCGCGACTGGGCCAATTTCGATGTCGAGTATCCGCAGTTCGCGCTCAAGGACGATACCCAGGTCGAGTGCTATGCGCTGCTGTCGCGCGCGCTCAAGGGCCAGAACGTCGCCGCCGATGCGCGCCACGTGCTGAGCGACCCCCGCTACTACGGCGAGGGCTGCGTCGACCTGATCGGCTACCTGGTGCAGAGCCAGCAGATCCAGCGCAGCGACGCGGCTTTCCAGGCGCGCCTGGCGCTGGAGCAGAACTACGTCACGCTGGCCGGCAAGATCGCCGCGCTGCTGCCTGATGCGCGCGTGGACAGCGATACCCTTGCCACCATCGTCAAGATGGCGCGCTCGGATCCGGCGCAGGCGGCGGCCTACCTGTCCACGGCGCAGGGCACGCTGTCGCGCGACGAGCAGGGCGCGGCCTGGGGCGTGATCGGCCAGTTCGCGGCCAGGAAGCTGTTGCCCGAGGCGGCCGGCTACTACCGCCGCCAGATGGACCTGGGCGGCAACCAGTGGCTGTCCGACGACAGCCAGGAATGGCGCGTGCGCGCCGCGCTGCGCCAGGGCGACTGGAAGCAGGTGCGCCAGGCGGTCGAGCTGATGCGCCCGGAGCTGCGTGCCAAGGACCCGGCCTGGACCTACTGGTACGGCCGCGCGCTCAAGGCCGACGGCCGCGACACCGAGGCCCAGCAGAACTTCCAGCAGATTGCCGGCCAGTTCAACTTCTACGGCCAGCTGGCCAGCGAGGAGCTGGGCAACCGCATCACGCTGCCGCCGCGCACCACCGTTACTGACGCCGAGGCCATGGCGATGCGCGCGCGCCCCGGTTTTCAGCGCGCGCAGAAGTTCTACGCGATGAACCTGCGCTTCGAGGGCAACCGCGAGTGGAACTGGGAGCTGCGCAATATGAGCGACCGCGAGCTGCTGGCCGCGGCCGAATATGCGCGCCGCCTCGAATTGCTCGACCGCACCGTCAACTCGGCCGACCGCACCCGCAACGAGCATGACTTCGCGCTGCGCTTCCTGATGCCGTACCGCGACATCATGCAGCGCGCCACCGACGAGGTCGGCCTCGACATGGCGTGGGTGTACGGCCTGATCCGCCAGGAATCGCGCTTCATCATGAATGCGCGCTCGTCGGCGGGGGCGCATGGCCTGATGCAGGTGATGCCGGCGACGGCAAAGTATGTGGCGCGCAAGATCGGCATGAGCGACTTTTCGCCGTCGATGATGGGCGATCCCACCATCAACATCCAGCTC belongs to Cupriavidus taiwanensis and includes:
- the metF gene encoding methylenetetrahydrofolate reductase [NAD(P)H]; amino-acid sequence: MQDRYFSFEFFPPKTAEGTEKLRNTRAQLAPLKPKYISVTFGAGGTTQQGTLDAVLEIQREGIEAAPHLSCVGSSRESIRAILQQYRDGGIRHIVALRGDMPSGMGEIGEFRYANELVEFIRAETGDWFNIEVAAYPEYHPQAKSPRHDLDNFVRKVRAGADSAITQYFYNADAYFRFVDDVRALGVEVPIVPGIMPITNYSQLMRFSEMCGAEVPRWVAKRLESFGDDRESIRAFGLDVVTALCERLLAAGVPGLHFYTLNAAGATKAIWQRLKL
- a CDS encoding Mut7-C RNAse domain-containing protein, with the translated sequence MVTATFRFYEELNDFLAPDQRRRDLCCVCARAATVKHMIEALGVPHTEVELILVNGESCGFDRQLCDGDRVSVYPKFERIDVSPLLRVREQPLRVMRFVADAHLGGLAHLLRMTGFDTLYDNHFEDSEIERIAVDEGRIVLTRDRELLKRRGITHGCYVRALKSRQQVREIFARLDLARSARPFSLCLDCNAPLRGLDPASAAGRVPDGVLARHRSFVTCDRCRRVFWEGSHWRCMRALVDELVQGAGPAPG
- a CDS encoding 5-formyltetrahydrofolate cyclo-ligase, producing MSSIPATSSIPAGDRRALRAQLLAQRAALPARAEADARIAAALSELLAGLAVRCLGFYWPIQQEFDARAAVAQWLAAVPGRHAALPSVSRPGTPLDFHLWTPDTPMATGHYGIPVPDGTDAAMPDALIIPCVGFSPDKFRLGYGGGFYDRTLAALAQRPVAIGIGYDACRIALQAQPHDIAMDWIVTESGAF
- a CDS encoding lytic transglycosylase domain-containing protein, coding for MLKGVYLQRAGRAAWIALACALLVTPVHAQKRPQPVSRAPSTVIPSDPDEAFTALREAARKNDVERAYAISATLVDYPVPSYVEYFRIKPQLFDASGLARIDAPDDQVRVFLQRYKGDAIADRMRNDWLLVLGKKRDWANFDVEYPQFALKDDTQVECYALLSRALKGQNVAADARHVLSDPRYYGEGCVDLIGYLVQSQQIQRSDAAFQARLALEQNYVTLAGKIAALLPDARVDSDTLATIVKMARSDPAQAAAYLSTAQGTLSRDEQGAAWGVIGQFAARKLLPEAAGYYRRQMDLGGNQWLSDDSQEWRVRAALRQGDWKQVRQAVELMRPELRAKDPAWTYWYGRALKADGRDTEAQQNFQQIAGQFNFYGQLASEELGNRITLPPRTTVTDAEAMAMRARPGFQRAQKFYAMNLRFEGNREWNWELRNMSDRELLAAAEYARRLELLDRTVNSADRTRNEHDFALRFLMPYRDIMQRATDEVGLDMAWVYGLIRQESRFIMNARSSAGAHGLMQVMPATAKYVARKIGMSDFSPSMMGDPTINIQLGTNYLNMVLTDLDSSWTLASAAYNAGPGRPKAWRSTLTRPVEGAIFAETIPFNETRGYVKNVLSNATYYAALMSGRPQSLKSRLGMVTPSAVTTTSLP